The Humulus lupulus chromosome 3, drHumLupu1.1, whole genome shotgun sequence genome window below encodes:
- the LOC133825719 gene encoding light-harvesting complex-like protein 3 isotype 1, chloroplastic produces MYSCYLTTYVFSLLPNSANNMLHPALWQNYLGVDFITEAKRRKFLELFPEASTNEDPVLFLTSIIPWWAWLKRSYLAEAELLSGRAAMIGFFMAYMVDVLTGLNVVGQTGNFICKVGLFTTVIGVIIFRRTFDYFKKLAEEATLYDKQWQSSWLDQNEKKL; encoded by the exons ATGTATTCATGCTACTTAACTACGTATGTATTCTCCCTTCTTCCAAATTCAGCCAATAATATGTTACACCCTGCATTGTGGCAG AATTATTTGGGTGTGGATTTTATTACGGAAGCAAAACGGAGGAAGTTTCTTGAACTATTTCCAGAAGCATCTACAAATGAAGACCCAGTTCTCTTTCTGACCTCCATCATACCTTGGTGGGCATGGCTAAAGAGATCCTATCTCGCTGAGGCTGAGCTTCTCAGTG GTCGAGCTGCCATGATTGGGTTCTTCATGGCATATATGGTAGATGTTTTAACAGGGCTCAATGTGGTTGGACAGACAGGCAATTTTATATGCAAAGTGGGGCTCTTTACCACAGTCATTGGTGTAATTATATTCAGGAGAACTTTTGATTACTTTAAAAAGCTAGCTGAGGAAGCTACTTTGTATGATAAACAGTGGCAATCTTCTTGGCTAGATCAAAATGAAAAGAAGCTCTAA